In one Brevibacterium sp. CBA3109 genomic region, the following are encoded:
- a CDS encoding cytosine permease, with amino-acid sequence MARSSSSGIEKRSIEMVPDNERHGTPRSQFTLWFGANTQITAIVDGALAVVFGADALWAIIGLLIGNIIGGIVMALHSAQGPQLGLPQMISSRAQFGIIGAIIPLVLVVLMYIGFASTGAVLSGQAVNLIIGVDTPAVGIVIFGALTAAVALLGYKYIHVLGRISSVTGLLGFLFITYCVFTKIDVPGLISGSSFAFPAFLSAIALSVGWQLTYGPYVADYSRYLPRSTPSSKTFWFTFGGSVVGSQWSMTLGALIGAAAMTETGNSFVENQVGFVGEIVGGGIFAFLIFIVILLGKLTVNTLNAYGAFMCTLTILTTFGEKTNIRRWTRAVFVIGIVTLTVLVALVASSDFLANFKNFVLALLMVFTPWSIINLTDYYLISKDRFDIPAFYKLDGRYGRWNWRALASYGIGVVVQIPFLAQSFYTGPMVEKLGGADVSWLVGIIVTFVLYYFLVRNRSVAPSETIYPDVEALEAQRG; translated from the coding sequence ATGGCGAGATCGTCCAGTTCGGGGATCGAAAAACGATCCATCGAGATGGTGCCCGACAACGAACGACACGGCACCCCTCGTTCCCAGTTCACGCTGTGGTTCGGCGCCAACACTCAGATCACTGCGATCGTCGATGGGGCTCTCGCCGTCGTCTTCGGCGCCGATGCCCTATGGGCCATCATCGGTCTGCTCATCGGCAACATCATCGGCGGCATCGTCATGGCACTGCACTCGGCCCAGGGCCCGCAGTTGGGCCTGCCGCAGATGATCTCCTCCCGAGCGCAGTTCGGCATCATCGGAGCGATCATTCCGCTGGTGCTCGTCGTGCTCATGTACATCGGCTTCGCCTCGACCGGTGCTGTGCTGTCCGGTCAGGCCGTCAACCTCATCATCGGTGTCGATACTCCAGCAGTGGGGATCGTCATCTTCGGTGCACTGACAGCGGCAGTCGCACTGCTGGGGTACAAATACATTCACGTGCTCGGCCGCATCTCCTCGGTGACCGGCCTGCTGGGCTTCCTGTTCATCACCTACTGTGTCTTCACGAAGATCGATGTTCCCGGACTCATCTCCGGCTCGTCCTTCGCCTTCCCCGCATTCCTGTCCGCGATCGCCCTGTCCGTGGGATGGCAGCTGACCTACGGCCCCTACGTCGCTGACTACTCGCGCTACCTGCCCAGGTCGACTCCGTCGTCGAAGACCTTCTGGTTCACATTCGGCGGCTCCGTCGTCGGTTCGCAGTGGTCGATGACCCTGGGTGCGCTCATCGGTGCCGCCGCGATGACGGAGACCGGAAACTCCTTCGTCGAGAACCAGGTCGGCTTCGTCGGCGAGATCGTCGGCGGAGGCATCTTCGCCTTCCTCATCTTCATCGTCATCCTGTTGGGCAAGCTCACCGTCAACACGCTCAATGCCTACGGTGCCTTCATGTGCACGCTGACCATTCTGACAACCTTCGGTGAGAAGACGAATATTCGCCGTTGGACGCGGGCGGTCTTCGTCATCGGCATCGTGACGTTGACGGTGCTCGTCGCGCTGGTGGCGTCCTCAGACTTCCTCGCGAACTTCAAGAACTTCGTCCTCGCCCTGCTCATGGTGTTCACACCGTGGAGCATCATCAACCTCACCGACTACTACCTGATCTCCAAGGACCGTTTCGACATTCCTGCCTTCTACAAGCTCGATGGTCGGTACGGCAGGTGGAACTGGCGCGCCCTCGCCTCCTACGGCATCGGCGTCGTGGTTCAGATTCCATTCCTTGCTCAGTCCTTCTACACCGGGCCGATGGTCGAGAAGCTGGGTGGGGCCGACGTCTCGTGGCTCGTGGGCATCATCGTCACCTTCGTCCTCTACTACTTCCTCGTCCGCAACCGCAGTGTTGCCCCAAGCGAGACTATCTACCCCGACGTCGAGGCGCTGGAGGCACAGCGAGGCTGA
- a CDS encoding acyl-CoA dehydrogenase family protein, whose product MGFDISTDEQELVDAVTQISADVLAPQAAAADANERVSDETLRTLAEVGVLGLNLPEAFGGPGVGSVAMSQMVAAVTAACASTASIITAQFLATDSILLGGTDAQRESWLPRAAAGEVIGAFGLTEPGAGSNPAEMSTKATKVDGGWHLKGTKCFITNAGFADFIIVYAKTDVDAGHKGISAFIVDTVAASAGLAFNPPEKTMGLRGSPVYEFVIDTVVPDDALLGAEGEGFTTAMRVLDRGRIEVAAMSLGIGKAALDAAVAWSSERKISGKPLNRLQGIAFKLADMYTKYRSAWLLTMDAAEQRDAEVDFTRSSATAKLAASEAAAFIADEALQIHGGYGFTRDFPLERYVRDARIYRIYEGSSEIQRTIIARSLSA is encoded by the coding sequence ATGGGATTCGACATCAGCACAGACGAGCAGGAACTCGTCGACGCCGTCACACAGATCAGCGCCGATGTCCTCGCCCCGCAGGCTGCGGCCGCGGACGCGAACGAACGCGTGTCAGACGAGACGCTGAGGACCCTCGCCGAGGTCGGCGTCCTCGGCCTCAACCTGCCCGAAGCCTTCGGCGGGCCCGGAGTCGGGTCGGTAGCGATGAGCCAGATGGTCGCCGCTGTGACCGCAGCGTGTGCGTCGACGGCGTCGATCATCACCGCACAGTTCCTCGCCACCGATTCGATCCTCCTCGGCGGCACCGATGCGCAGCGTGAGTCGTGGTTGCCTCGAGCCGCGGCCGGCGAGGTCATCGGCGCCTTCGGCCTGACCGAACCGGGTGCGGGATCCAACCCCGCGGAGATGTCGACGAAGGCCACGAAGGTCGACGGCGGCTGGCACCTCAAGGGCACGAAGTGCTTCATCACGAACGCCGGATTCGCCGACTTCATCATCGTCTATGCCAAGACCGACGTCGATGCCGGGCACAAGGGAATCAGCGCCTTCATCGTCGACACCGTAGCCGCCTCGGCGGGACTCGCCTTCAACCCGCCGGAGAAGACCATGGGCCTGCGCGGCAGCCCGGTCTACGAATTCGTCATCGACACCGTTGTGCCCGACGACGCACTGCTGGGCGCCGAGGGCGAGGGATTCACCACGGCCATGCGGGTGCTCGACCGCGGGCGCATCGAGGTCGCCGCCATGAGTTTGGGCATCGGCAAGGCGGCCCTCGACGCCGCCGTGGCCTGGTCGAGCGAGCGCAAGATCAGCGGCAAACCCCTCAACCGCCTCCAGGGCATCGCGTTCAAGCTCGCCGATATGTACACGAAGTACCGTTCGGCGTGGCTGCTGACGATGGACGCCGCAGAACAGAGAGACGCGGAGGTGGACTTCACGCGTTCCTCGGCCACGGCCAAGCTCGCCGCGTCCGAGGCTGCGGCATTCATCGCCGACGAAGCCCTGCAGATCCACGGCGGCTACGGCTTCACACGCGACTTCCCGCTCGAGCGCTACGTCCGCGATGCCCGGATCTACCGCATCTACGAGGGATCCTCGGAGATCCAGCGCACGATCATCGCACGGAGCCTGTCTGCCTGA
- a CDS encoding CoA transferase → MTATKQLLNGVRVADFSRVLAGPYATAMLSDQGAEVYKIEMPGHGDDSRHLGPFTDTGSTYFTSLNRGKLSIEADLKDPSAHVQLLDFIRTCDVVVENFRPGVAAKLGLSYEDVKAIKPDIVYASISGFGQTGTQAKRPAYDTVIQALSGLMSATGFPDGSPTRVGESIADVSAGVFAAFGISSALFHRQTTGEGTHIDIPMLDVMLAMQPTNAAIHAAGSTPNRVGNRHPISAPFDTYAAADGLVVIAVANDKLFGILAETLGKPDLVTDGRFSTDTARSDNDEALRIEIEEFTHGHTVDELCAVFDAAGVPNSPVLDFTEAIEGPITNGRGLSATDERTGHAYLGHPILIDGVRPTSGLPVPRLGEHNAELDTELTTESRRTFAADTGHSPIAAAPSKE, encoded by the coding sequence ATGACTGCAACGAAGCAACTCCTCAACGGGGTCAGGGTCGCCGACTTCTCGCGCGTCCTCGCCGGTCCCTATGCCACGGCCATGCTTTCCGATCAGGGAGCCGAGGTGTACAAGATCGAGATGCCCGGCCATGGTGACGACTCCCGGCATCTGGGTCCCTTCACGGATACCGGATCGACCTATTTCACCTCACTCAATCGCGGCAAGCTCTCGATCGAGGCCGACCTCAAGGACCCCAGTGCGCACGTACAACTGCTCGACTTCATCCGCACCTGCGATGTCGTCGTCGAGAACTTCCGGCCCGGGGTCGCTGCGAAACTCGGCCTGTCCTACGAGGACGTGAAAGCGATCAAGCCGGACATCGTCTACGCCTCGATCTCCGGCTTCGGACAGACCGGCACTCAGGCGAAGCGACCCGCCTACGACACCGTCATCCAGGCGCTGAGCGGCCTCATGTCGGCCACCGGATTCCCCGACGGCTCCCCCACCCGCGTGGGCGAATCGATTGCCGATGTCTCTGCCGGTGTCTTCGCGGCCTTCGGCATCTCCTCGGCGCTCTTCCACCGCCAGACCACCGGAGAGGGTACCCACATCGACATCCCCATGCTCGACGTCATGCTCGCAATGCAGCCCACCAACGCAGCCATCCACGCCGCCGGGTCGACGCCGAACCGGGTCGGCAACCGCCATCCCATCTCGGCGCCCTTCGACACCTACGCCGCCGCCGACGGCCTCGTCGTCATCGCCGTGGCCAATGACAAGCTCTTCGGCATCCTCGCCGAGACCCTCGGCAAGCCCGACCTCGTCACCGACGGCAGGTTCTCCACCGACACAGCCCGCTCGGATAACGATGAGGCGCTGCGCATCGAGATCGAAGAGTTCACACACGGCCATACCGTCGACGAACTGTGTGCGGTCTTCGACGCGGCAGGCGTGCCCAACTCCCCCGTCCTCGACTTCACCGAGGCGATCGAAGGTCCGATCACAAATGGCAGAGGGCTCTCAGCCACGGATGAGCGCACCGGACATGCGTACCTGGGCCACCCGATTCTCATCGACGGAGTCCGGCCCACGTCCGGACTCCCGGTCCCCCGCCTCGGTGAGCACAACGCCGAACTCGACACCGAGCTCACGACCGAGTCACGGCGCACATTCGCGGCCGACACCGGGCACTCGCCCATCGCAGCAGCACCGAGCAAGGAGTAG
- the hutU gene encoding urocanate hydratase, whose translation MTTKPGFTQHDPSRVIRADRGTEITAKSWQTEAPKRMLMNNLDPEVAERPEDLVVYGGTGRAARSWEAYDAIVRTLDDLEDDETLLVQSGKPVGVMRTHEWAPRVLIANSNLVGDWANWEHFRELEAEGLMMYGQMTAGSWIYIATQGILQGTYETFGAIAQKRYGGTLAGTLTITGGCGGMGGAQPLSVTLNGGVCLIIDVDKTRLDRRKSKRYLDEVETDLDTALAKVIEAKKNKQALSVGLVGNAAEILPLILDRDEAAEVDIVTDQTSAHDPLSYLPIGVSVDDWREEAEQDAEKFTIRAEESMAKHVRAMVEFQDRGAEVFDYGNSIRDEARKAGYDRAFEFPGFVPAYIRPLFCEGLGPFRWVALSGDPKDIEVTDKALKELFPDNEHLATWLDAANEYVEFEGLPARICWLGYKERQQAGLLFNQLVAEGKISAPIVIGRDHLDSGSVASPYRETESMLDGTDAVADWPLLNAMVNASSGATWVSIHHGGGVGIGRSIHAGQVSVADGTELAAKKLARLLTNDPGMGVIRHVDAGYDRAAEVAEERGMRVPMIPELDKRDEESAAQ comes from the coding sequence ATGACCACCAAGCCAGGCTTCACCCAGCACGACCCCAGCCGCGTGATCCGCGCCGACCGCGGTACCGAGATCACCGCCAAGAGCTGGCAGACCGAAGCCCCCAAGCGCATGCTCATGAACAACCTCGACCCCGAGGTCGCCGAACGTCCCGAAGACCTCGTCGTCTACGGCGGCACAGGCCGTGCGGCGCGCTCCTGGGAGGCCTATGACGCAATCGTGCGCACCCTCGATGACCTCGAGGACGACGAAACCCTCCTCGTCCAGTCCGGCAAGCCGGTCGGCGTCATGCGCACCCACGAATGGGCGCCACGCGTGCTCATCGCCAACTCCAACCTCGTCGGCGACTGGGCCAACTGGGAGCACTTCCGTGAGCTCGAGGCCGAGGGCCTGATGATGTACGGACAGATGACCGCCGGGTCCTGGATCTACATCGCCACTCAGGGCATCCTCCAGGGCACCTACGAGACCTTCGGGGCCATCGCGCAGAAGCGCTATGGCGGCACGCTGGCCGGCACCCTGACCATCACCGGTGGTTGCGGCGGAATGGGTGGAGCCCAGCCACTGTCCGTGACGCTCAACGGAGGTGTCTGCCTCATCATCGATGTCGACAAGACTCGCCTCGATCGTCGCAAGTCCAAGCGCTACCTCGACGAGGTCGAAACCGATCTCGATACCGCACTCGCCAAGGTCATCGAGGCCAAGAAGAACAAGCAGGCCCTGTCGGTCGGGCTCGTCGGCAATGCCGCGGAGATCCTGCCGCTCATCCTCGATCGCGACGAGGCCGCAGAGGTCGACATCGTCACCGACCAGACCTCGGCCCATGACCCGCTGTCCTACCTGCCCATCGGCGTCAGCGTCGATGACTGGCGCGAAGAGGCCGAACAGGATGCGGAGAAGTTCACCATCCGCGCCGAGGAGTCCATGGCCAAGCACGTGCGTGCCATGGTCGAATTCCAGGACCGCGGCGCCGAGGTCTTCGACTACGGCAACTCGATCCGCGATGAAGCCCGCAAGGCCGGCTACGATCGTGCCTTCGAGTTCCCCGGCTTCGTCCCGGCCTACATCCGCCCGCTGTTCTGCGAAGGACTCGGGCCCTTCCGCTGGGTGGCACTGTCCGGCGACCCGAAGGACATCGAGGTCACGGACAAGGCACTCAAGGAGCTCTTCCCGGACAACGAGCACCTGGCCACCTGGCTCGACGCCGCGAACGAATACGTCGAGTTCGAAGGTCTGCCGGCCCGCATCTGCTGGCTCGGATACAAGGAACGCCAGCAGGCCGGTCTGCTGTTCAACCAGCTCGTCGCCGAGGGCAAGATCTCGGCCCCGATCGTCATCGGTCGCGACCACCTCGACTCCGGATCGGTCGCCAGCCCCTACCGTGAGACCGAGTCGATGCTTGACGGCACCGACGCCGTGGCCGACTGGCCGCTGCTCAACGCCATGGTCAACGCCTCATCGGGTGCCACCTGGGTTTCCATCCACCACGGCGGCGGCGTCGGCATCGGCCGTTCCATCCACGCCGGACAGGTCTCCGTGGCCGATGGCACCGAACTGGCTGCCAAGAAGCTCGCCCGGCTGCTCACCAACGACCCGGGAATGGGCGTGATCCGCCATGTCGATGCCGGCTACGACCGTGCTGCCGAGGTCGCCGAAGAGCGTGGCATGCGAGTGCCGATGATCCCGGAACTCGACAAGCGCGACGAGGAGTCCGCAGCACAGTAA
- a CDS encoding NAD(P)-dependent oxidoreductase, producing MSTDSHLGAGESPSESTRSLAGRTIIMSGGSRGIGLAIALRAAADGANVAILAKTSQPHPKLEGTVYTAAEQIEAAGGKALPIIGDVRDDASVAEAVAQTAETFGGIDIVVNNASAIDLSPTQDLPMKKFDLMQSINSRGSFMLAKTALPHLKSSSAAHILTLSPPLNLNPRWAGQHLGYTMAKYGMSLVTLGLAEELKADGIAANSLWPKTTIGTAAIANLLGGAEVMARSRSPRIMSDAAWAILTRDPRTTTGNFFIDEDALREEGITDLSVYSGAANEEDLQLDLFLDS from the coding sequence ATGAGCACTGACAGCCACCTCGGCGCGGGAGAATCCCCCTCTGAATCCACACGCTCACTGGCCGGGCGCACAATCATCATGAGCGGCGGCAGCCGCGGAATCGGCCTGGCGATCGCGCTGCGCGCGGCGGCCGATGGGGCCAACGTCGCCATTCTCGCGAAGACATCACAGCCGCATCCGAAGCTTGAGGGCACCGTCTACACGGCGGCCGAACAGATCGAGGCCGCTGGCGGCAAAGCCCTGCCGATCATCGGCGATGTCCGTGACGATGCTTCCGTGGCAGAGGCGGTCGCGCAGACCGCGGAGACGTTCGGCGGGATCGACATCGTAGTCAACAATGCCAGCGCAATCGACCTGTCGCCGACGCAGGATCTGCCGATGAAGAAGTTCGATCTCATGCAGTCGATCAACTCGCGCGGCTCGTTCATGCTGGCCAAGACCGCACTGCCTCACCTCAAGTCTTCGAGCGCCGCGCACATCCTCACGCTCTCCCCACCACTCAACCTCAACCCGCGGTGGGCGGGGCAGCACCTCGGATACACAATGGCGAAGTACGGAATGTCGCTCGTGACTCTTGGCCTGGCAGAAGAGCTCAAGGCAGACGGGATCGCTGCGAACAGCCTGTGGCCCAAGACCACGATCGGGACCGCCGCGATCGCGAATCTCCTAGGCGGGGCAGAGGTGATGGCTCGCAGCCGCAGTCCGCGGATCATGTCGGACGCGGCGTGGGCGATCCTGACGCGTGATCCCCGCACGACGACGGGCAACTTCTTCATCGACGAGGATGCTCTGCGTGAGGAGGGGATCACTGATCTCTCGGTCTACAGTGGGGCGGCGAATGAGGAGGACCTGCAACTCGACCTCTTCCTCGACTCCTGA
- the hutI gene encoding imidazolonepropionase, producing the protein MQLITGISELVVNDRADFGALGVVEDAAVLIDEGRVLWSGPSAQADSAVQGHLGDARSDSSATATLDDDDIENGTLTSARGGVELETIDVGGKAVIPGFVDSHNHLIFAGDRSAEFAARMAGQKYSAGGIATTVAATRAASDEELEANLVHLLDQATRQGTTTFEIKSGYGLTLKDELRALTIINRHTEESTLIAAHVVPPEYKEKPGGYVDLVIDEIIPAATGHAKWIDVFCEKGAFTEDQTRRIIEAGKAAGMKPRLHANQLTEGGALRLGAELGCVSVDHATFASDEDLAALAKSETVVTLLPSIEFSTRQPYPDARRYVEAGVRLAIATDCNPGSGFSNSVPFVIAIAVRDMHFTLEQAVWAATAGGANALQRTDVGHLGAGARADLVILDAPSYRHLAYRPGVQLVERVIRGGELVADNRPRG; encoded by the coding sequence TTGCAGCTCATCACCGGGATCAGCGAACTGGTCGTCAACGACCGTGCCGACTTCGGCGCCCTCGGCGTCGTCGAGGACGCCGCCGTGCTCATCGACGAGGGTCGGGTTCTGTGGTCGGGGCCGTCCGCTCAGGCGGACAGCGCTGTGCAGGGCCACCTCGGCGATGCCCGATCAGACTCGTCTGCGACCGCGACCCTCGACGACGATGACATCGAAAACGGCACCCTCACCTCGGCCAGAGGTGGGGTCGAGCTCGAGACGATCGATGTGGGCGGCAAGGCCGTCATCCCCGGCTTCGTCGACAGCCACAACCACCTCATCTTCGCCGGCGACCGCTCGGCGGAGTTCGCCGCGCGCATGGCCGGGCAGAAGTATTCGGCCGGTGGCATCGCGACGACCGTCGCCGCCACCCGGGCCGCCAGCGATGAGGAGCTCGAGGCCAACCTCGTCCACCTCCTCGACCAGGCGACCAGGCAGGGCACGACGACCTTTGAGATCAAATCCGGATACGGGCTCACTCTCAAGGACGAACTTCGGGCGCTGACGATCATCAACCGGCACACCGAGGAATCGACGCTCATCGCCGCCCACGTGGTCCCACCCGAATACAAGGAGAAACCGGGGGGCTATGTCGACCTCGTCATCGACGAGATCATCCCGGCCGCGACGGGTCACGCCAAATGGATCGACGTGTTCTGCGAGAAGGGGGCCTTCACCGAGGACCAGACCCGGCGCATCATCGAGGCGGGCAAGGCCGCGGGAATGAAGCCGCGACTGCACGCGAACCAGCTCACCGAGGGTGGAGCTCTGCGACTCGGTGCGGAGCTCGGCTGTGTCTCCGTCGACCACGCGACCTTCGCCTCGGATGAGGACCTTGCGGCTCTCGCGAAGTCCGAAACCGTGGTCACGCTGCTGCCCAGCATCGAATTCTCCACCCGTCAGCCCTACCCGGATGCGCGCCGCTACGTCGAGGCCGGGGTGCGTCTGGCGATCGCCACGGACTGCAACCCGGGTTCAGGTTTCTCCAACAGCGTCCCCTTCGTCATCGCCATCGCTGTGCGCGACATGCACTTCACGCTCGAGCAGGCCGTCTGGGCGGCAACGGCAGGAGGCGCCAACGCCCTGCAGCGCACCGACGTGGGCCACCTCGGCGCCGGCGCCCGGGCAGACCTCGTCATCCTCGACGCTCCCAGCTACCGCCACCTGGCCTACCGGCCCGGCGTCCAGCTCGTCGAGCGGGTCATTCGCGGCGGCGAGCTCGTCGCCGACAACCGCCCGCGAGGCTGA
- the hutH gene encoding histidine ammonia-lyase, which yields MSVFIDLDPDTLTFAQVVDVARHDAKVALSETTLARVNKYREAIDALAAAEKPVYGVSTGFGALAQRHIPAELRTQLQKSLIRSHAAGVGEPVEREVVRALMLLRARTLATGRAGVRAEVLQTYVDLLNAGITPVVHEYGSLGCSGDLAPLSACALVVMGEGVAAGPDGVAGPADEILKTAGITPVTLAEKEGLALVNGTDGMLGMLIMALTDLENLLTAVDVSAAMSIEGLFGTDAVFAPELHYALRPHDGQSAAAANMLTALKDSSITASHRDSTHLVQDAYSMRCAPQVNGAARDAVAFATGVAERELRAAIDNPVVLTNGMVSSNGNFHGAPLAHALDFLAIVAADVASMSERRTDRMMDVTRNQNLTPFLADDAGVDSGLMIAHYTQAAMVSEAKRGASPASVDSIPSSAMQEDHVSMGWSAARKLRKVVDNLASVIGIEFYAASRACDMRDAAPAPVTGAVIAAIRETVPGPGPDRFLSPELAETIAKVKDGSLVAAAESVTPMQHTVTEAAGTWLPEGGSPAVNDPEFTSLGNLNAAAEASGTDAATTHQDGAN from the coding sequence ATGTCAGTCTTCATCGATCTTGATCCCGATACCCTCACCTTCGCCCAGGTCGTCGACGTCGCCCGCCATGACGCGAAGGTCGCCCTCAGCGAGACCACCCTGGCCCGTGTGAACAAGTACCGTGAGGCCATCGACGCCCTTGCCGCCGCGGAGAAGCCCGTCTACGGAGTCTCCACCGGATTCGGTGCCCTCGCCCAGCGCCACATCCCCGCCGAACTGCGCACCCAGCTGCAGAAGTCCCTGATCCGTTCCCACGCGGCCGGCGTCGGCGAACCTGTTGAGCGCGAGGTTGTGCGAGCCCTCATGCTCCTGCGTGCTCGCACCCTGGCCACCGGCCGGGCGGGTGTGCGCGCCGAGGTGCTCCAGACCTACGTCGACCTGCTCAATGCCGGCATCACCCCGGTCGTCCACGAATACGGCTCGCTGGGCTGCTCGGGCGACCTCGCACCACTGTCGGCCTGCGCGCTTGTCGTCATGGGCGAAGGTGTGGCCGCCGGACCTGACGGAGTGGCAGGCCCCGCCGATGAGATTCTGAAGACGGCCGGCATCACCCCGGTGACCCTGGCTGAGAAGGAAGGACTGGCGCTGGTCAACGGCACCGACGGCATGCTGGGCATGCTCATCATGGCCCTGACCGACCTGGAGAACCTGCTCACCGCCGTCGACGTCTCTGCGGCCATGAGCATCGAGGGACTCTTCGGCACCGACGCGGTCTTCGCCCCGGAACTCCACTACGCACTGCGCCCCCACGACGGCCAGTCCGCCGCGGCTGCGAACATGCTCACCGCTCTCAAGGACTCCTCCATCACGGCCAGCCACCGCGACTCCACCCACCTGGTGCAGGACGCCTACTCGATGCGCTGCGCCCCGCAGGTCAACGGCGCCGCCCGTGACGCCGTGGCCTTCGCCACCGGCGTCGCCGAACGCGAACTGCGTGCGGCCATCGACAACCCCGTCGTCCTGACCAACGGCATGGTGTCCTCGAACGGAAACTTCCACGGCGCACCGCTGGCCCACGCACTGGACTTCCTCGCCATCGTCGCCGCCGATGTCGCCTCGATGTCCGAACGCCGCACCGACCGGATGATGGACGTGACCCGCAACCAGAACCTCACCCCGTTCCTCGCCGACGACGCCGGCGTCGACTCGGGCCTGATGATCGCCCACTACACGCAGGCCGCGATGGTCTCCGAAGCCAAGCGAGGCGCCAGCCCCGCCTCGGTGGACTCGATTCCGTCCTCGGCGATGCAAGAGGACCACGTCTCCATGGGCTGGTCCGCCGCACGCAAACTGCGCAAGGTCGTGGACAACCTGGCCAGCGTCATCGGCATCGAGTTCTACGCCGCCTCCCGGGCCTGCGATATGCGTGACGCCGCACCGGCGCCGGTGACCGGAGCCGTGATCGCGGCGATCCGCGAGACCGTCCCCGGCCCCGGCCCCGACCGGTTCCTCTCGCCCGAACTCGCTGAGACCATCGCGAAGGTCAAGGACGGCTCCCTGGTCGCTGCCGCAGAGTCGGTCACGCCGATGCAGCACACCGTCACCGAGGCTGCCGGAACCTGGCTGCCAGAAGGCGGATCACCTGCCGTCAACGACCCCGAGTTCACGTCGTTGGGCAACCTCAACGCAGCGGCCGAGGCCTCAGGCACGGACGCTGCCACGACCCATCAGGACGGAGCGAACTGA
- a CDS encoding allantoate amidohydrolase has protein sequence MSDVVSLLSQIEDTGRDTRGPGYQRPGFSNTERELRDWFLAEAARRGLDTEIDANGITWAWATPPGENAVVTGSHLDSVPGGGAFDGPLGVASALAAFDELKASGALERAQRPLALAVFPEEEGSRFGVACLGSRLITGAIDADRALGLKDANGDSFADVATGYGLDPNRIGTDHSRLSTVGSFIELHVEQGIGLINTDQAVAIGSSIIGHGRWHFAFSGQGNHAGTTPMSHRADPVVAGSRVIGDIPVLAASHDQAVATVGRTLIHPGGTNVIASGMSFWLDIRHADDAVVKQVLEAISQRAQAHAGDTGVEVSISQESYSPTTYFTAELGDRLRTALPTAPLLASGAGHDAGILAPHVPSAMLYVRNPTGVSHAPEEACEDEDQRAGVSALVKVLEGELVVAS, from the coding sequence ATGAGCGACGTCGTCTCCCTCCTGTCCCAGATCGAGGACACCGGCCGTGACACCCGCGGACCCGGGTACCAGCGGCCCGGGTTCTCGAACACCGAACGTGAACTGCGTGACTGGTTCCTCGCCGAGGCGGCCCGTCGTGGCCTCGACACCGAGATCGACGCCAACGGCATCACCTGGGCGTGGGCGACGCCGCCCGGTGAGAACGCCGTCGTCACCGGCTCGCATCTGGACTCCGTTCCAGGTGGCGGTGCCTTCGACGGGCCCCTCGGTGTCGCCTCGGCGCTGGCGGCCTTCGACGAGCTCAAGGCCTCCGGCGCACTCGAGAGGGCCCAGCGGCCGCTGGCACTCGCTGTATTCCCCGAGGAGGAGGGGTCACGCTTCGGTGTGGCCTGCCTGGGATCGCGTCTCATCACAGGCGCCATCGACGCGGACCGGGCACTGGGACTCAAGGATGCCAACGGTGACTCGTTCGCCGACGTCGCGACGGGCTACGGGCTCGACCCGAACCGCATCGGCACCGACCACTCGCGACTGTCGACAGTCGGATCCTTCATCGAACTCCACGTCGAACAGGGCATCGGGCTCATCAACACCGACCAGGCGGTGGCGATCGGCTCCTCGATCATCGGCCACGGCCGCTGGCACTTCGCCTTCTCCGGCCAGGGCAACCACGCCGGCACCACCCCGATGAGCCACCGGGCCGACCCGGTCGTCGCCGGCAGCCGTGTCATCGGCGACATTCCGGTCCTCGCCGCCAGCCACGACCAGGCGGTGGCCACCGTCGGCCGCACCCTCATCCACCCGGGCGGGACGAACGTCATCGCCTCGGGCATGAGCTTCTGGCTCGACATCCGTCACGCCGACGACGCCGTGGTCAAGCAGGTGCTTGAGGCGATCTCTCAGCGCGCGCAAGCCCACGCCGGCGACACCGGCGTCGAGGTGAGCATCTCTCAGGAGTCGTACTCACCGACGACCTACTTCACGGCCGAACTGGGCGACCGCCTGCGCACGGCGCTTCCAACCGCACCGCTGCTGGCCTCCGGTGCCGGGCACGACGCGGGCATTCTCGCCCCGCACGTGCCCTCGGCGATGCTCTATGTGCGCAACCCGACCGGCGTCTCCCACGCTCCGGAAGAGGCCTGCGAGGACGAGGACCAGCGCGCTGGAGTCTCCGCCCTGGTGAAGGTTCTCGAAGGGGAACTCGTAGTGGCATCATGA